From Parus major isolate Abel chromosome 1A, Parus_major1.1, whole genome shotgun sequence, the proteins below share one genomic window:
- the LOC107204650 gene encoding prolactin-like isoform X2: MAVALSRAGERAGAVAALALLWLLVCAPGGGGCHPLTVADLFDRVIRHSGRIHSLSTALYAELREELTHVILKLLQAWKEPLFHFNQHIEHHQQLPDDSLSKAKQISNMVHELKTGVEKVTEKMQSMGIISNSLNGIASSEGTGLSISNEANMMSDSDFIHCFRRDSNKVQSYLKILKCRIMPENSC, encoded by the exons ATGGCCGTGGCCCTCAGCCGGGCTGGGGAGCGAGCAG GTGCGGTTGCGGCGCTGGcgctgctgtggctgctggtcTGCGCTCCGGGGGGCGGCGGCTGTCACCCCCTGACCGTGGCCGATCTCTTCGACCGGGTGATCCGGCACTCGGGCAGGATCCACAGCCTCTCCACGGCGCTCTACGCCGAGCTG AGAGAAGAACTAACTCATGTGATACTGAAACTTTTGCAAGCCTGGAAAGAACCACTTTTCCACTTTAACCAGCATATTGAGCACCATCAACAGTTACCTGATGACAGCCTTAGCAAAGCTAAGCAAATCAGCAATATGGTACATGAGCTGAAGACTGGAGTAGAGAAAGTAACAGAAAAG ATGCAGTCAATGGGGATCATCAGCAATTCATTAAATGGAATAGCATCATCTGAAGGCACTGGTTTATCAATTAGTAATGAAGCAAACATGATGAGTGACTCTGACTTCATTCACTGTTTTAGGAGAGATTCCAATAAAGTACAAAGCTACTTAAAAATTCTCAAATGTAGGATTATGCCAGAAAATAGTTGCTAA
- the LOC107204650 gene encoding prolactin-like isoform X1: MAVALSRAGERAGAVAALALLWLLVCAPGGGGCHPLTVADLFDRVIRHSGRIHSLSTALYAELQKHFPPRDNELGRPARKCHTSGMLTPNGKEYAQKIPREELTHVILKLLQAWKEPLFHFNQHIEHHQQLPDDSLSKAKQISNMVHELKTGVEKVTEKMQSMGIISNSLNGIASSEGTGLSISNEANMMSDSDFIHCFRRDSNKVQSYLKILKCRIMPENSC, encoded by the exons ATGGCCGTGGCCCTCAGCCGGGCTGGGGAGCGAGCAG GTGCGGTTGCGGCGCTGGcgctgctgtggctgctggtcTGCGCTCCGGGGGGCGGCGGCTGTCACCCCCTGACCGTGGCCGATCTCTTCGACCGGGTGATCCGGCACTCGGGCAGGATCCACAGCCTCTCCACGGCGCTCTACGCCGAGCTG CAAAAACACTTTCCTCCCCGTGACAACGAGCTGGGAAGGCCCGCTCGGAAGTGCCACACGTCGGGGATGCTGACCCCCAACGGCAAAGAGTACGCCCAAAAAATCCCG AGAGAAGAACTAACTCATGTGATACTGAAACTTTTGCAAGCCTGGAAAGAACCACTTTTCCACTTTAACCAGCATATTGAGCACCATCAACAGTTACCTGATGACAGCCTTAGCAAAGCTAAGCAAATCAGCAATATGGTACATGAGCTGAAGACTGGAGTAGAGAAAGTAACAGAAAAG ATGCAGTCAATGGGGATCATCAGCAATTCATTAAATGGAATAGCATCATCTGAAGGCACTGGTTTATCAATTAGTAATGAAGCAAACATGATGAGTGACTCTGACTTCATTCACTGTTTTAGGAGAGATTCCAATAAAGTACAAAGCTACTTAAAAATTCTCAAATGTAGGATTATGCCAGAAAATAGTTGCTAA